One Littorina saxatilis isolate snail1 linkage group LG14, US_GU_Lsax_2.0, whole genome shotgun sequence genomic region harbors:
- the LOC138947199 gene encoding procathepsin L-like, whose protein sequence is MLRTVIAVSLVACCLALGLEEEWATFKSQYSKQYLMAEEVYRKQVFSQNLDYINIHNAEADNGEHTFWLGVNEYADMPIEEFKRVMLGYRFDATATNTNELYVPQIPDEAVPKKVDWREKGYVTPVKNQGQCGSCWAFSTTGSLEGQHFNKTKKLVSLSEQNLVDCSKKEGNMGCMGGLMDQAFKYIKKNHGIDTEASYPYKAKTGRKCEFKQPEVGATLTSWKDIPKGNEKDLQKASAELGPISVAIDAGHQSFQLYKRGVYTERECSPKKLDHGVLVVGFGEEVAEKYWLVKNSWGATWGQEGYIMMARDKENMCGIATQASYPIV, encoded by the exons ATGTTGAGGACAGTGATAGCAGTGAGCCTGGTGGCGTGTTGCCTCGCCCTGGGGTTGGAGGAAGAATGGGCGACCTTCAAGTCACAGTACAGTAAGCAGTACCTGATGGCTGAGGAGGTCTACAG AAAACAAGTGTTTTCTCAAAACCTGGACTACATCAACATTCACAATGCGGAGGCCGACAATGGAGAACACACATTCTGGTTGGGAGTCAATGAGTACGCCGATATG CCCATTGAGGAGTTCAAGCGAGTGATGCTGGGCTATCGTTTCGATGCAACCGCAACGAACACCAATGAACTGTACGTGCCACAAATCCCTGACGAGGCTGTCCCCAAAAAGGTCGACTGGAGAGAGAAGGGCTACGTCACACCGGTTAAGAACCAG GGTCAATGCGGGTCATGCTGGGCGTTTTCCACTACCGGTTCACTGGAGGGCCAGCACTTCAACAAAACCAAGAAGCTGGTTTCTCTGTCAGAGCAAAACCTTGTCGACTGCTCCAAGAAAGAAG GCAACATGGGATGTATGGGAGGCCTAATGGACCAAGCATTCAAGTACATCAAGAAGAACCACGGAATTGACACAGAGGCTTCTTACCCCTACAAGGCAAAG ACCGGACGAAAATGTGAATTTAAACAGCCCGAAGTTGGAGCAACACTCACAAGCTGGAAAGACATTCCCAAGGGCAACGAAAAGGATCTTCAAAAGGCATCTGCTGAACTTG GGCCCATCAGCGTAGCTATAGATGCAGGGCACCAATCCTTCCAGCTGTACAAACGAGGCGTTTACACGGAGAGGGAATGTTCCCCCAAGAAGCTTGACCATGGTGTGCTGGTGGTTGGCTTTGGCGAGGAGGTGGCTGAGAAATACTGGCTGGTCAAGAACAG CTGGGGGGCGACTTGGGGACAGGAGGGTTACATCATGATGGCGAGAGACAAGGAGAACATGTGTGGCATCGCTACTCAGGCCAGCTACCCCATTGTATAA